One genomic window of Desulfobulbaceae bacterium DB1 includes the following:
- a CDS encoding TlyA family rRNA (cytidine-2'-O)-methyltransferase, giving the protein MKLRLDKLLLLRNLAESRHKAQALIGAGQVLVNGRMVDKAGTLVGDDATIDLKEKCPYVSRGGLKLARALEFFALDPTGLVCADIGASTGGFTDCLLQAGAARVYAVDVGYGQLDWKLRQDSRVVVMERTNARHLQPGDIPELLDLAVIDASFISLKLLLPPILPLLKSNHAVIALIKPQFEVGKGKVGKGGVVRNQELHAEVVEEISRFAASLQLASHGVIESPILGPKGNKEFLIYLGAINRLSI; this is encoded by the coding sequence ATGAAGCTTCGCCTCGACAAACTGCTCCTGCTGCGCAATCTTGCGGAAAGCCGCCACAAGGCCCAGGCTCTTATCGGAGCGGGACAGGTCCTGGTCAACGGCCGGATGGTCGACAAGGCCGGAACGCTGGTTGGCGACGATGCGACCATTGATCTCAAGGAAAAATGCCCCTACGTCAGCCGGGGAGGGTTGAAGCTGGCCCGGGCCCTGGAATTTTTCGCCCTTGATCCGACAGGACTCGTCTGCGCGGACATCGGCGCCTCCACCGGTGGCTTCACCGACTGCCTGCTGCAGGCCGGCGCAGCCAGGGTATACGCCGTGGACGTCGGCTACGGACAACTTGACTGGAAACTCAGGCAGGACTCCCGGGTGGTGGTCATGGAACGGACCAATGCCCGGCATCTGCAACCCGGCGACATCCCGGAATTACTTGATCTTGCGGTGATTGACGCAAGCTTTATTTCACTCAAGCTGCTGCTGCCGCCGATACTCCCCCTGCTGAAAAGCAACCATGCCGTCATCGCCCTGATCAAGCCGCAATTCGAGGTGGGCAAGGGCAAGGTCGGCAAGGGCGGTGTGGTCCGAAACCAGGAACTGCATGCCGAGGTGGTTGAAGAAATCAGCCGTTTTGCCGCCTCGCTCCAACTCGCTTCCCATGGGGTGATAGAGTCGCCCATCCTCGGCCCCAAAGGGAACAAGGAATTTCTGATTTATCTCGGTGCAATAAATCGGCTTTCAATTTGA
- a CDS encoding phosphoglucosamine mutase, with product MRRLFGTDGVRGVANTYPMTTEIAMQIGRGIAFQVKDFKHGHRIVIGKDTRLSCYMLENALAAGICSMGVDVLLCGPLPTPGIAFITTSMRADAGVVISASHNPFQDNGIKIFSGDGFKLPDEREADIEDLIFSQKMAALRPVADEVGKAARIEDARGRYIVFLKNTFPRNYTLDGFHIVLDCANGATYGVAPHVFEELGAKVTKIGVEPDGKNINHECGALHPRLMADQVKKLGADMGIALDGDGDRVIVADEKGNIVDGDHIMAICAADLLSRKKLKKKTLVATVMSNMGLEMAMENMGGKMVRAQVGDRYVVEMMRQHNYSFGGEQSGHLIFLEHNTTGDGILAALQLLAIMIKRRKPISELASIMETFPQVLKNVRTSKRIDLDLVPKFKETTQRMEKKLGSDGRILVRLSGTEPVVRVMLEGKNMDTIDTMADELCELIRKAD from the coding sequence ATGAGAAGACTATTTGGCACCGACGGGGTGCGTGGCGTCGCCAACACCTATCCCATGACCACTGAAATCGCCATGCAGATCGGCCGCGGCATTGCCTTTCAGGTGAAGGATTTCAAGCATGGCCATCGCATTGTCATCGGCAAGGACACCCGGCTTTCCTGCTACATGCTGGAAAATGCCCTGGCCGCCGGAATCTGCTCCATGGGGGTGGATGTCCTGCTGTGCGGCCCACTGCCCACACCGGGCATTGCCTTTATCACCACCAGTATGCGCGCCGATGCCGGGGTTGTCATTTCCGCCTCGCACAATCCCTTTCAGGACAACGGCATCAAGATATTTTCCGGTGACGGCTTCAAGCTGCCCGACGAGCGGGAGGCGGACATCGAGGATCTCATTTTTTCCCAGAAAATGGCGGCCCTGCGTCCGGTGGCGGATGAGGTCGGCAAAGCGGCGCGCATCGAGGACGCCCGGGGCCGGTACATTGTTTTTCTCAAGAATACCTTTCCACGCAATTACACCCTGGATGGATTCCACATCGTCCTCGACTGCGCAAACGGCGCGACATACGGTGTCGCCCCCCATGTTTTTGAAGAGCTGGGCGCCAAGGTGACAAAAATCGGGGTGGAACCGGACGGCAAAAACATCAATCACGAATGCGGCGCGCTTCACCCACGCCTCATGGCCGATCAGGTCAAAAAACTGGGAGCGGACATGGGGATTGCCCTGGACGGCGACGGCGATCGGGTCATCGTTGCCGATGAAAAGGGTAACATTGTCGACGGCGACCACATCATGGCCATCTGCGCCGCCGATCTCCTCAGCCGCAAGAAACTGAAGAAAAAAACCCTGGTTGCCACCGTCATGAGCAATATGGGGCTGGAAATGGCCATGGAAAACATGGGCGGCAAAATGGTCCGCGCCCAGGTGGGAGACCGGTACGTGGTGGAAATGATGCGCCAGCACAATTACTCTTTCGGAGGGGAGCAGTCCGGACACCTGATCTTTCTTGAACACAACACCACCGGCGACGGCATCCTCGCCGCCCTGCAACTGCTTGCCATCATGATCAAACGGCGCAAACCGATTTCCGAACTGGCTTCCATCATGGAAACATTCCCCCAGGTCTTGAAAAACGTCAGAACATCCAAACGAATCGACCTTGACCTGGTGCCGAAATTCAAGGAAACGACGCAACGCATGGAAAAAAAACTGGGCAGTGACGGCCGCATCCTGGTCAGGCTTTCCGGCACCGAACCGGTTGTGCGCGTGATGCTGGAAGGGAAAAACATGGACACCATCGACACCATGGCGGACGAACTCTGCGAACTGATCAGGAAGGCGGATTAG
- a CDS encoding TIGR00159 family protein, whose translation MLEALKSLRWQDVVDILLVSYIIYRIILIIKGTRAAQMLIGIGVLIVVYFGARELELMTLYWLLGTFLSSIFLIIIIVFQRDIRRALTEVGQTPFSKMTEETVQSIDEIVHAAKYLSDRKTGALIVIERETGLKDYIESSHIIDARLSMELLVSLFHTSSPLHDGGVIIHKNRILTACSVLPLTKNPYISKKLGTRHRAAIGISEETDAVVVVVSEETRQISLVLHGGITSGLDIPSLRSRLEGILTPKEFDTTKWKTWLQRK comes from the coding sequence ATGCTTGAAGCGCTCAAATCACTCCGATGGCAGGATGTTGTCGACATCCTGCTTGTTTCCTACATTATCTACCGCATCATCCTGATAATCAAGGGAACACGGGCCGCACAGATGCTGATCGGCATCGGCGTCCTGATCGTTGTCTATTTCGGCGCCCGCGAGCTTGAGCTCATGACCCTCTACTGGCTGCTGGGCACCTTCCTCAGTTCCATTTTCCTGATCATCATTATCGTTTTCCAAAGGGACATCAGGCGCGCTCTGACCGAGGTGGGACAAACACCATTCAGCAAGATGACGGAAGAAACCGTTCAGTCCATCGACGAAATCGTCCATGCCGCCAAATATCTTTCCGACCGGAAGACCGGCGCCCTCATCGTCATTGAACGGGAAACCGGACTGAAAGACTACATCGAATCGTCCCACATTATCGACGCCAGACTGTCCATGGAACTGCTGGTCAGCCTCTTTCACACCTCCTCGCCGCTTCATGACGGCGGGGTTATTATCCACAAGAACAGAATCCTCACCGCCTGCTCCGTGTTGCCGTTGACCAAAAACCCGTATATCAGCAAAAAACTCGGCACCCGTCACCGGGCGGCCATCGGCATCTCCGAGGAAACGGATGCCGTGGTGGTGGTGGTTTCCGAGGAAACCCGTCAGATCTCCCTCGTTCTGCACGGCGGTATAACCAGCGGCCTCGACATTCCCTCTTTGCGCAGCCGCCTTGAGGGAATTCTTACTCCCAAGGAATTCGACACAACCAAATGGAAAACCTGGCTTCAAAGAAAATAA
- a CDS encoding 30S ribosomal protein S20: MANHKSASKRNRQSLLSRARNRSNRSMVKTAIKAVDAAIAQESVDQAQAALRAAIPVIQKAASKGTLHKQNASRKVSRLTKRVNSFIAAASAA, translated from the coding sequence TTGGCTAATCATAAATCAGCAAGCAAAAGAAATCGGCAGAGTCTTCTCAGTCGGGCGCGCAACAGGTCAAACCGCAGCATGGTGAAAACCGCAATCAAAGCGGTGGATGCGGCTATTGCTCAGGAGTCTGTCGATCAGGCCCAGGCAGCCTTAAGGGCTGCTATTCCGGTCATCCAGAAAGCCGCGTCCAAGGGAACTCTGCACAAGCAGAATGCCTCACGCAAGGTTTCTCGTTTGACCAAAAGAGTAAACAGCTTTATCGCCGCCGCTTCCGCTGCGTAG
- a CDS encoding anthranilate synthase component I yields MHKPELGDFIKLADKARLIPVCREIVADLDTPLTVFAKVAGDESHAFLLESLEGGEKWGRYSFIGLDPLLTFESRGNRIVIQRDGRIEESTGDPLAELKAVLASFQACRESDFLPRFFGGAVGYLGYDMVRFMEKLPEINPPLAEFPDSSFMVPRIVLIYDNLKQTLTVVNCVVLEDGQGLEELYVKACRQIDAMINRLRRRPLPYDVVDGDQTGHRHRFSSNMSEESFKAMVKRAKEYIMAGDIIQVVLSQRFHSRTYLPPFMLYRALRHINPSPYLFYLKLGKNIQIGSSPEILVRLEEEKIEVRPIAGTRPRGKTREEDLALEKELLADPKERAEHLMLVDLGRNDVGRVAEYGTVETHDLLVIERYSHVMHIVSGVRGQLAAGKDQFDVVRACFPAGTVSGAPKIRAMEIIEELEPERRGPYAGAVGYFGFSGNMDFCITIRTFVMQDDNLWVQAGAGIVADSDPEMEYQETLNKSRGLRRAVELAEKGF; encoded by the coding sequence ATGCATAAGCCGGAGTTGGGCGATTTTATAAAACTGGCGGACAAGGCGCGGCTTATTCCCGTCTGTCGGGAGATTGTTGCTGATCTGGACACGCCGTTGACGGTTTTTGCCAAAGTCGCGGGGGATGAGTCCCATGCTTTTCTGCTGGAAAGTCTCGAGGGCGGAGAAAAATGGGGGCGTTATTCCTTTATCGGACTTGATCCTCTCCTGACCTTTGAAAGTCGGGGGAACAGGATCGTCATCCAGCGTGACGGCCGGATTGAAGAAAGCACCGGAGATCCTCTTGCTGAGCTCAAGGCGGTGCTTGCCTCTTTTCAGGCCTGTCGGGAAAGCGATTTCCTGCCCCGGTTTTTCGGCGGCGCGGTCGGTTATCTCGGGTATGACATGGTCCGCTTCATGGAGAAACTGCCGGAAATAAATCCGCCGCTGGCGGAGTTTCCGGACAGCTCCTTCATGGTTCCCCGTATAGTGCTCATTTATGACAATCTGAAGCAGACCCTGACCGTGGTCAACTGTGTTGTCCTGGAAGATGGTCAGGGACTGGAAGAGCTGTATGTCAAGGCATGCCGGCAGATCGACGCCATGATAAATCGACTGCGGCGCAGGCCTCTTCCCTATGATGTGGTTGACGGCGACCAAACCGGGCATCGGCACCGTTTTTCCTCCAACATGAGTGAAGAGTCGTTCAAGGCCATGGTGAAACGTGCCAAGGAATATATCATGGCAGGCGACATCATTCAGGTGGTGCTTTCCCAGCGTTTTCACAGCCGGACCTACCTGCCGCCCTTCATGCTCTACCGGGCGTTGCGCCATATCAACCCGAGTCCCTATCTTTTTTATCTGAAGCTGGGCAAAAACATCCAGATCGGTTCATCGCCGGAAATCCTGGTGCGGCTGGAGGAAGAGAAGATCGAGGTGCGGCCCATTGCCGGCACCAGGCCGCGGGGGAAAACACGGGAAGAGGATCTTGCCCTGGAAAAAGAACTGCTGGCCGACCCGAAAGAAAGGGCCGAGCATCTGATGCTGGTGGACCTCGGACGCAATGACGTGGGACGGGTAGCGGAATACGGAACGGTGGAAACCCATGATCTGCTGGTCATTGAGCGATACAGCCATGTCATGCACATTGTTTCCGGGGTACGCGGGCAACTGGCGGCCGGCAAGGATCAGTTTGATGTGGTGCGGGCCTGTTTCCCGGCCGGCACGGTCAGCGGTGCTCCCAAGATCCGGGCCATGGAGATCATTGAGGAGCTTGAACCGGAACGGCGGGGGCCCTATGCCGGTGCCGTGGGTTACTTCGGGTTTTCCGGCAACATGGATTTCTGTATCACCATCCGCACCTTCGTTATGCAGGATGATAATCTCTGGGTGCAGGCCGGGGCCGGAATCGTGGCGGATTCAGATCCGGAAATGGAATATCAGGAGACGCTGAACAAGTCTCGTGGACTCAGGCGGGCCGTGGAACTGGCGGAAAAAGGATTTTAG
- a CDS encoding anthranilate/aminodeoxychorismate synthase component II (TrpG; with TrpE catalyzes the formation of anthranilate and glutamate from chorismate and glutamine; TrpG provides the glutamine amidotransferase activity) — MIVIIDNYDSFTYNIVQTIGGFGEKLQVFRNDEVDISFIEKIRPDRLLISPGPCDPAQAGISIAAIRHFAGVIPVLGVCLGHQSIGEAFGGRTVRAGRVMHGKTSAIHHDGKGVFTNLPNPFDGMRYHSLVVGDESFPDCLIKTARTDQGELMGVRHKTLMVEGVQFHPESIMTPDGVQLLRNFVSPDYEKMYFA, encoded by the coding sequence ATGATCGTCATTATCGATAATTACGACTCTTTTACTTATAATATCGTCCAGACCATCGGTGGATTCGGGGAAAAACTCCAGGTTTTCCGCAATGATGAAGTGGATATTTCCTTTATTGAAAAAATCAGGCCGGATCGGCTGCTGATTTCACCCGGACCCTGTGACCCTGCCCAGGCCGGCATTTCCATTGCCGCCATCCGCCATTTTGCCGGGGTTATCCCGGTGCTTGGAGTCTGTCTCGGCCATCAGTCCATCGGCGAGGCATTCGGTGGCCGGACGGTGCGGGCCGGCCGCGTCATGCATGGGAAAACCAGCGCCATTCATCACGACGGCAAGGGAGTTTTCACCAATCTTCCCAATCCTTTTGACGGCATGCGCTACCATTCGCTGGTGGTCGGCGATGAGTCCTTTCCGGATTGTCTGATCAAAACCGCCCGGACGGATCAGGGCGAACTGATGGGGGTGCGTCACAAAACCCTGATGGTGGAGGGGGTTCAGTTTCATCCTGAGTCCATCATGACCCCGGATGGTGTCCAGCTCTTGCGAAATTTCGTCAGCCCGGATTACGAAAAGATGTATTTTGCCTAG
- a CDS encoding anthranilate phosphoribosyltransferase codes for MIREAIAKVVEGIDLAEEEMVGVMHEIMGGESTPAQIASFITALRMKGETIDEIAGAALVMREKATRVDGADKGDILVDTVGTGGDLSGTFNVSTTSSFVVAGAGVAVAKHGNRSVSSHCGSADVLEALGVNLNLSAPQIGACIRQVGIGFMFAPMLHGSMKHAIGPRREIGIRTVFNVLGPLTNPANANVYVLGVYTPTLIEKLANVLARFSVLRALVVCGAGNIDEITITGETAVADLHNGKVTTYTIKPEDVGLKRATLQEIKGGRTAEASAEQLRSVLRGEAGPRLDMVLMNSGAALMAAGKASDLHSGVALARETIMSGAAMAKLEALIKFCRDAG; via the coding sequence ATGATCAGGGAAGCCATTGCCAAGGTTGTAGAAGGGATTGATCTTGCCGAGGAGGAAATGGTCGGTGTCATGCACGAGATCATGGGCGGCGAATCAACCCCGGCCCAGATAGCCTCCTTTATAACCGCGCTGCGGATGAAAGGTGAAACCATTGATGAAATTGCCGGAGCTGCCCTGGTCATGCGGGAGAAAGCGACCCGGGTTGACGGAGCGGACAAGGGCGACATTCTGGTCGATACGGTCGGCACCGGCGGCGACTTGTCCGGCACCTTCAATGTGTCGACAACGTCGTCTTTTGTGGTGGCGGGTGCCGGGGTCGCGGTGGCCAAGCACGGCAATCGTTCCGTGTCCAGTCATTGCGGCAGCGCCGATGTGCTGGAAGCCCTTGGCGTCAATTTGAATCTCAGCGCGCCGCAGATCGGCGCCTGCATCCGTCAGGTCGGTATCGGCTTCATGTTCGCCCCCATGCTGCATGGATCGATGAAACATGCCATCGGTCCCCGCCGGGAAATCGGCATCAGGACGGTTTTTAATGTGCTGGGGCCGTTGACCAATCCGGCCAATGCCAATGTCTATGTGCTGGGTGTCTATACCCCGACTTTGATTGAGAAGCTTGCCAATGTGCTGGCCCGGTTTTCCGTCCTTCGGGCCCTGGTGGTCTGCGGCGCGGGGAACATCGACGAGATCACCATCACCGGCGAAACCGCGGTGGCCGACCTCCATAACGGCAAGGTGACGACGTATACCATCAAACCCGAAGACGTGGGTTTAAAGCGCGCGACCCTGCAAGAGATCAAGGGCGGCAGGACGGCTGAGGCTTCGGCCGAACAGTTGCGTTCGGTTTTGCGGGGTGAAGCCGGACCGCGGCTTGACATGGTCCTGATGAACAGCGGCGCGGCTTTGATGGCGGCCGGGAAAGCATCTGATCTTCATTCCGGAGTTGCACTGGCCCGCGAGACCATTATGTCGGGGGCTGCCATGGCAAAGCTTGAGGCTTTGATAAAATTTTGCCGGGATGCGGGGTGA
- a CDS encoding indole-3-glycerol phosphate synthase produces MILDTIVEEKLREVSRLLASGLGEPIEEVAPPRGFRQALIDFAGVALIAEAKKASPSKGVICPDFDPVRIAREYEAGGAQAISVLTDEKFFQGSLSYIPQVRQAVQLPVLRKDFIIHEAQITQARKFGADAVLLIAAILDKNRMADFLAQSRELGMDVLVEVHDEADLEKALAVDSPLIGINNRNLRDFSMDLETTFRLKKLIPDSIPVVSESGIRTVEDIGRLAAAGVAAVLVGETLMRAGGRELAVHELMGR; encoded by the coding sequence TTGATTTTAGATACCATTGTCGAAGAAAAACTGCGTGAGGTGAGTCGTTTGCTGGCTTCCGGACTCGGCGAACCGATTGAGGAAGTTGCGCCGCCCCGGGGATTCCGGCAAGCCCTTATCGATTTTGCGGGAGTCGCCCTTATTGCCGAAGCCAAAAAAGCCTCGCCGTCCAAGGGGGTCATCTGCCCGGATTTTGACCCGGTGCGCATTGCCCGGGAGTATGAAGCGGGCGGGGCTCAGGCCATTTCTGTGCTTACCGACGAAAAATTTTTCCAGGGCAGTCTTTCCTATATTCCTCAAGTGCGGCAGGCAGTGCAGCTGCCGGTGCTGCGCAAGGATTTTATCATCCATGAGGCACAGATCACCCAGGCGCGAAAATTCGGCGCCGATGCCGTTTTGCTCATCGCCGCTATTCTGGATAAAAACCGGATGGCGGATTTTCTCGCTCAGAGCCGGGAGCTGGGCATGGACGTTCTCGTTGAGGTGCATGACGAGGCGGATCTGGAAAAGGCCCTGGCGGTTGACAGTCCGCTCATCGGCATCAACAACCGCAACCTCAGGGATTTTTCCATGGATCTGGAGACAACCTTCCGGCTGAAGAAGTTGATTCCGGATTCCATCCCCGTGGTCAGCGAATCAGGTATTCGCACGGTGGAAGACATCGGGCGCCTGGCGGCTGCAGGCGTGGCTGCCGTGCTGGTTGGCGAGACATTGATGCGCGCGGGCGGTCGTGAACTTGCGGTACATGAACTGATGGGGCGTTAA
- a CDS encoding N-(5'-phosphoribosyl)anthranilate isomerase, translating into MRSRTRIKICGMTDGNDVRHAVDAGVDALGFIFVPDSPRYINPEPAREIISRLPPFVDAVGVFMNEEAARVQEIVQYCGLTMLQLHGVETPEYCRQFQLRVVKAFQVHPELSAENFKPYEDAVSAFLLDTYHKTRGGGTGQVFDWARLKELQLAKPVILAGGIGPDNVVRAISEVRPFAVDVNSAVEKEPGRKSAELVTRLMAAVASCCQV; encoded by the coding sequence ATGAGATCCAGAACACGGATCAAGATTTGCGGCATGACGGATGGAAACGATGTGCGTCATGCCGTTGACGCGGGTGTCGATGCCCTGGGATTTATTTTTGTCCCGGACAGTCCACGATACATCAACCCGGAGCCGGCCAGGGAAATAATCAGCCGCCTGCCTCCTTTTGTTGATGCAGTGGGGGTTTTCATGAATGAGGAGGCTGCCCGTGTCCAGGAAATCGTCCAGTATTGCGGGTTAACCATGCTGCAGCTTCACGGCGTCGAAACTCCGGAGTATTGCCGTCAGTTTCAGCTGCGGGTGGTCAAGGCCTTTCAGGTGCACCCCGAGCTGAGCGCGGAAAATTTCAAACCATACGAAGACGCGGTTTCCGCTTTCCTGCTTGATACCTACCATAAAACCCGGGGCGGCGGCACGGGGCAGGTTTTCGACTGGGCACGCCTCAAGGAGCTGCAGCTTGCGAAACCGGTGATACTGGCAGGGGGAATTGGTCCGGACAATGTCGTTCGGGCTATTTCCGAAGTCCGGCCTTTTGCCGTGGATGTCAATTCCGCTGTTGAAAAGGAACCGGGCAGGAAGAGCGCTGAGCTGGTTACCCGGCTCATGGCGGCGGTCGCCTCCTGTTGTCAGGTTTGA
- a CDS encoding peptidase S1: MTAMQRHGKTHSLMALLISASIFFLTLPAFAGRPDTFAPLVEKYGDTVVNIYTTQTVKSPPMTYLPFPDHPAVPELFKKFFEQPGPNGNGYHGQAVPQKRTSLGSGVIISADGYIVTNNHVIDEADEINVRFANHEEYEAKIIGRDPKTDVALIKIEPKGALPYVVFGDSELLKVGDWVLAIGNPFGFEQTVTAGIVSGKGRTLGSGAYENFIQTDASINPGNSGGPLFNMDGEMVGINTAIYSRSGGNIGIGFAIPVNMAKNVVEQLKETGKVVRGWLGVMIQNVNQDLAQKFGLDRPIGALVGEVTPDSPAAKAGIEAGDIIVEYNGKEILEMSMLPNLVAQTPVGEKAAVALIRNGKKKEVTVTIAKLDEETALAGEQSTSVLGLTVQELTPELARSFNIKEKGGVVIANVEPGSAAEQVGLQPGDLILEVNRKVVKTVDEYNQAMANLEKNSSILLRAKRDKHTRFVVIEPQK; encoded by the coding sequence ATGACTGCAATGCAAAGACACGGCAAAACACATTCACTGATGGCACTTCTCATCAGTGCATCAATTTTCTTCCTGACCCTGCCGGCATTCGCCGGCCGTCCGGACACCTTTGCCCCGCTGGTGGAAAAATACGGCGACACGGTCGTCAACATCTACACCACCCAGACCGTCAAATCACCCCCCATGACGTACCTCCCTTTCCCTGATCATCCGGCCGTGCCGGAACTTTTCAAAAAATTTTTTGAGCAGCCCGGCCCCAACGGCAACGGCTATCACGGTCAGGCCGTGCCGCAGAAGCGGACCAGTCTCGGTTCAGGTGTAATTATTTCGGCTGACGGCTATATCGTCACCAACAACCATGTTATTGATGAAGCGGATGAAATCAATGTGCGCTTTGCCAATCATGAAGAGTATGAAGCAAAAATAATCGGTCGTGACCCTAAAACCGACGTGGCCCTGATCAAGATCGAGCCGAAAGGCGCGTTACCCTATGTCGTGTTCGGCGACTCCGAACTGCTGAAAGTGGGCGATTGGGTGCTGGCCATCGGCAATCCATTCGGCTTTGAGCAGACCGTTACCGCAGGCATTGTCAGCGGCAAGGGCAGAACCCTGGGCAGCGGCGCCTATGAAAACTTCATCCAGACCGACGCCTCCATCAATCCAGGCAATTCCGGCGGGCCGCTTTTCAACATGGACGGCGAGATGGTCGGCATCAACACGGCGATCTACAGCCGCAGCGGCGGCAACATCGGCATCGGCTTTGCCATTCCCGTCAACATGGCAAAAAACGTGGTGGAGCAATTGAAGGAAACAGGCAAGGTTGTCCGAGGCTGGCTGGGCGTCATGATCCAGAACGTCAATCAGGATCTTGCCCAGAAATTCGGCCTCGACAGACCGATCGGCGCGCTGGTCGGCGAAGTCACACCGGATAGTCCGGCGGCAAAGGCCGGCATTGAGGCGGGTGATATCATTGTCGAATACAACGGCAAAGAAATTCTTGAGATGAGCATGCTGCCGAACCTTGTGGCCCAGACTCCGGTTGGGGAAAAGGCTGCGGTCGCCCTTATCCGTAACGGCAAAAAGAAAGAAGTCACGGTGACCATCGCCAAACTTGACGAGGAGACGGCACTTGCAGGGGAACAGTCAACCTCCGTGCTTGGCCTGACGGTGCAGGAACTGACCCCGGAACTGGCGCGCTCCTTTAACATCAAGGAAAAAGGGGGAGTCGTCATCGCCAATGTGGAACCGGGATCAGCCGCGGAGCAAGTCGGCCTGCAGCCGGGCGACTTGATTCTTGAGGTAAACCGCAAGGTCGTCAAGACTGTTGACGAATATAACCAGGCAATGGCGAATCTTGAAAAGAACAGCAGCATCCTGTTACGCGCTAAACGGGACAAACACACCCGTTTTGTGGTGATCGAACCGCAAAAATAA